The sequence TACGATCGGCGTCTGGTATCGAATAATCTCGGACACGGCGCTCGACATCAGCCCCGGGTTATCGTGTAGTTTCCGCAGCTCGCAGGGGTTCTGGTTCATGAACAGAACGCCGCCGGTAATTGAGTTACGTGTCGTGTCATTGCCTCCCACGATCAGCAGAATCAGGTTCCCGAGGAACTCATCCGGCTTCATATGGCGTGTGGCGGGCGAGTGCGCCATCAAGGAAATCAGGTCGAGGCGCGGCTCGAGATTAATGCGCTCGCTCCAAAGTCGGGCGAAATACTCCCGGCACTCCGACAAGATTGCGCTGCGCTTATCCCAACTGTCGATCGCATGCCCTGCTCTCGGAGGTGTGACAGCTACGTCCGACCAATAGGTCAAGAGCCGCCGGTCATCAAAAGGAAAGTCAAATAGTGTGGCGAGCATCTGTGTCGTCAACTCGATGGAAACCATATCCACCCAATTGAAGGCATCATTGCGCGGTAACCCCTGCAAAATTGCCCTGGCCCGAGAGCGGATCAGGCTTTCGAGTCTCATCAGGTTTTCCGGTGCAACGATCGGACTTACGGTGTTGCGCTGATCAGCATGTCTGGGCGGGCCCATCTTGATGAAACTCGGGGTCCAGTGCTCGTCAGGTACGTCGACGATCGTGACACCTTGCTCCGACGAGAATGTCTTGTGGTTTGTATCTACTGCGACAATATCGTGGTATTTTGTGACGGCCCAATAGGGTCCATAGCCGCTATCTTGGCAGTAGTGAACCGGATCTTCCCTTCGCAAGCGCTCGAAGCACGCCCATATGGTATCATCTTGAAAGCGCTTGGTTTCGCTTACATCCAGATTGCTCAGCGGAATGCCCGAGGCATCATCGACTCTATCGTGTGCCAATGGCGCTTTCAGATCGTCTCCGCAAAATTTGTTCACTCGAGAGCTTACGGGTTCACAGCTCGCCATGGATACGGGTCCTCTTGCGGTTTGGCGGCGAACAGGTCGTCGCCTCACAAAGTATCCTAATGCGCGGGCAGTCACCCCTACCGTTTCCAGTAGTAAGGACCTCGTTGACTTTCCAACCAGCCTGCTCCGTCTACCGGCGGGCATCGATGTACCTAAAAGCAATCACTTTTGATCGTGCCCTTTGGCGTGGTGCAACTGGCGACAGGCGCCGCGCTCACTGGCAAGGGCGGGGCAGGTCAGCTGGGATCGCCGGAAGGCTGAGGATTAGACCATCGCTCAACGGTGTGACCTTGCCCACGGATTCAATCCAGGTTGAAGTTCGCTCTGGCACGACAAGGACCAGAGCATAAAGCGCAGCCGCTTTTCGGGAGAGAAGGGGTATTCGGTCCCGATCACATGACCTATCTGCCACTTAACTGACGCAACAAGAACCAGCAAATGGAACGCGGATCTCGCGGTCAATGCCTTCCACGCGCTCCATCAGGATATGAACGGAGCCGTCGCCACGATGAATCCCTCTTCCGGCACGCGCAGTGGGCGCGGCACGAAATAGATGTCGAGCGCCCAGTGCGCGTAGACGGGCTCAGCCGAGGCGCTCGATCGTCCCAAACCTGGAAGAAACGGTTCTCTCCCGCGGTATGAACTCGAACCAGCCTGGCAGCAGTTCAAAAAACGGCGTCTCGGTCGTATTCCTCCGTTGCCGTCGACGAGCAGCGGGTCCGCTCGACAGCTTGAATGTCTGGTTACGGTGCGGCTTCAAGCCGCTTGCAAGCATCTTGTGATGACTCACGGAAATCGGATTGAGCCACAGGTTGGTCAAGTGATCGTCAAGGGTCTGCGTGACTTGTGGCCTTACCCGATCCGGATGCGCCGTACTGCTGCGCTGGTCCGAACGATCATACTCGCCGTGGTCTATCCTGCGGGGCCGCAGGAAGGGGCGATCGGCCCACACGCACACGTATCGTCGCGCCGATAAATCGCCCAGCGTTCGTACTCGCCTTGCTCAGCTTCCCGGCTCCAACATGATTGAGCGTCTGTTGCCGAGAACACCCCGAAGCCGGATCCATCGCGGTGTCTTCGAGAACGTTGCCACGCTCAAGATGGCGATCATAGAAATGCCAAAACCCTCCATCCAGACCAAATCTGCGGATCAAATCCTCGAAAAACTCGCCCGTACGGACCAACTGTTAGTGTCTCAACACTAGCTGTGCCGGGATCGAGTGGACCGCGCACGCCAGGCGAGAGGAAAATTCAGCACGTTTCCTAACGCGAAATCGACGATCTTGGAAGGCTTGTGAGCGACGGCTCACGGTGCCACTCCTCGACGTCGGCCAGCATCCGGGCCCGCCCGCCTCGTCTCAAGGGTGGGCATGAGCTGCGCTGGATCGCAAGGCCGGCGCGATCTGGCCGAGGTGCGAAATGCGGCGCCGAGTACCCCCAAGCTCACCGGCTGAGCGGAGCGGAACATCGAGGAGACCTTGATCTATTTCCGCCTCCCGCTGGTGCACAGGAAGCACATGGATTCGACCAACGAGCTGGAGCGCGCCAAGAGGAGATCTGGCGGCGCACCTGTGTCGTGCGACTTCACCAGCCGAGAACGGATTGCGGCTTGTCCGTGCACGCACCGTCGAGCGTCACACAGCTTGGCTCGAGGACCATATCTGAACACGAATTTGCTCAAGGAACAAAAGACGAAGGCCCTGAGCCAGGCGGCCTGACCATGCTCAGCGACCAATGGGATGGGCCACCCCTCTCCACCGCTGACGCTCGCCCGCTGCGCTTCTGGGGTGAGGCGAGCTACGGCGGCTCAGAGGGGATCGCTTAGCTGGAGCCCATGATCGACTTGGCTGAAGTAACAGAGAACGTTTTCGGCCTTGGCTTCTCGCAGAAGAAGTGGCTTCCCCGAGCCGTGCATGGCCCGCCAGACAACGCCCGGCGGCATGGTGACCAACCAATCTCATGGTCTTGAAACCGTGCCCCCCCATCTGGCAGCGCCGGATGAAACGACGCCGTGCCGGCGGGCATTGAATGCTCGCTTCAGGA comes from Bradyrhizobium sp. CCGE-LA001 and encodes:
- a CDS encoding cytochrome P450, which gives rise to MASCEPVSSRVNKFCGDDLKAPLAHDRVDDASGIPLSNLDVSETKRFQDDTIWACFERLRREDPVHYCQDSGYGPYWAVTKYHDIVAVDTNHKTFSSEQGVTIVDVPDEHWTPSFIKMGPPRHADQRNTVSPIVAPENLMRLESLIRSRARAILQGLPRNDAFNWVDMVSIELTTQMLATLFDFPFDDRRLLTYWSDVAVTPPRAGHAIDSWDKRSAILSECREYFARLWSERINLEPRLDLISLMAHSPATRHMKPDEFLGNLILLIVGGNDTTRNSITGGVLFMNQNPCELRKLHDNPGLMSSAVSEIIRYQTPIVHMRRNASADCVVGGKQIRRGDKVVMWYISGNRDEEVIDNADSFLIDRKNVRQHLSFGFGIHRCVGRHLAQLQLKVLWEEILNARLEIKVVGEPERIASNFVHGYSALPVQIAG